A segment of the uncultured Desulfobulbus sp. genome:
CGCTCCAGACGCGGTGAGCCAAAGCTCCAGTGCCCGGAACTGAACGTGGTGAAAGGGACCATCTCACCGCCAGTGTTGCGCACATACCAGAGCTTGAGATCCTCTGGCTGCATTCGATAGGGTGCATCAGCCTGCACATACACCTTTTTAACCCGACCTTGGTGCACGAAATCATTGACGTAGTTGGAGCCCCAGGCGGTTGAAAGGGTGGTATTGATGTCACTGACTGATACGCCTAGAGCCATCGCCTTTTCAAAATCAATATCCACATTGTATTGCGGTGTATCTTCCATGCCGTTTGGTCGCACGCGTACCAAATTCGGATTCTGGGCAGCCATACCGAGGAACATGTTCCGGGCGGCAATAAGCTTTTCATGCCCCAAGCCACCACGGTCCTGCAGATAAAAATCAAATCCCGAAGACGAACCGAGTGAAGGAATTGACGGGAGGTTGAAAGGATAGACCATCGCATCTTTAATGCCGGAAAACGCCCCGAAGGCTCGATGAATAACATCAAAAACCGAGCGACCGGCCCCCTTCCGTTCATCCCAGTCACGCAACTGGGCAAAAACCATTCCCATATTCTGTCCTGTTCCGGCAAAACTGAAACCGGCAACAGTAAAGGCAGATTTGACGTTTTCTTTATCTTCCACCAGATAATAGTCACGGACGCGATTGAGGACCGTCTGGGTTCGTTCCATGGTGGCCCCTGTGGGCAGCTGAACCATGGTCAGGAAAACCCCCTGGTCTTCTGATGGCAGAAAGGAGGTCGGCAGTTTGGTAAAGAGAAATCCCATACACCCCAGGAGGAGCAGGTAAATCAAACCAAAACGACCGCCTCGCTTGAGCACATATCCTACGGTTGACTTATAATTATCAGCGTTTCGTTCGAAGCTCCGGTTGAACCAGCCAAAAAATCCTTTTTTCTGTTCATGGTGCTCTTTGTTCACAGGTTTAAGAATCGTTGCACAAAGAGCCGGTGTCAGAATAAGTGCCACCACTACAGAGAGCACCATAGCGGAAACAATAGTCAGGGAAAACTGGCGATAAATAGCACCAGTTGAACCGCCAAAAAAGGCCATGGGAACAAAAACCGCAGAGAGGACCAGGGCAATACCGATCAAAGCCCCGGTAATCTGGTCCATGGATTTACGTGTCGCCGCAAGTGGTGAGAGCCCTTCACTGGCCATGATCCGTTCCACGTTTTCCACCACGACAATCGCATCATCAACCAAGAGACCAATTGCCAGAACAAGACCGAACATGGTCAGGGTATTGATGGAAAAGCCAAAAACCGACATGACCCCAAAAGTGCCCAGTAAAACGACAGGTACTGCAATGGTGGGGATGAGTGTGGCTCGAAAATTTTGCAAGAAAAGGTACATGACCAGGAAGACCAGAATAACGGCTTCAACCAGGGTATGGGCAACCTCTTCAATGGATATTTTAATAAAGGTCGTTGTATCGTAGGGATAAACGATGGAAACACCGGCCGGGAAGTAGGGTTTGAGTTCTGCCAATTTGCTCCGCACGGACGCAGCTGTATCCAGAGCGTTGGCTCCAGTTGCCAGCATAATGGCCATACCGGCTGCAGGTTTGCCGTTGAAGGTGGTCAGGGAATCATAGCTCTCACCACCAATTTCAACCCGAGCAACATCTTTCAGACGAATCTGCGAACCATCACTGTTCACGCGTAAGAGGATATTAGCAAACTCATCTGGCGAACTCATTTTGGTCTGTGCCATCATACTGGCAGTAACCATCTGCCCGGAAACTGAAGGAACACCACCTAAATCGCCCACTGCGACCTGATTATTTTGTGCCTTGATCGCCGTAGTCACATCTGATGGTGTCAGTTGGTAGGCGTTCAACTTATGGGGGTTGAGCCATATACGCATTGCATACTGACTTCCAAAAATACGAATGGACCCAACACCTGGTGTTCTACTTAAGGGATCGCGCAAGGTGGAAACCATGAAGTCAGAAAGATCGTTCTTGTTCATGGTGCCGTCATCGGAAATCAGTCCCACGATCATGAGGAAGGTGGAGTTTGATTTCGTTACCTGCACGCCTTCCTGCTGCACTTCCTGGGGTAAAAGGCTGGTTGCTTGCTGCAGTTTATTTTGCACCTGCACCTGGGCAATATCAGGATCGGTCCCCGCCTCAAACGTCAGGGTTACCGTGACCGTACCCGAAGAGGAACTCTGTGCGTTCATGTAGAGCAGGTTATCGATACCGTTCATATTCTGCTCAATAATCTGGGTAACGCTATCCTCAATAGTTTTTGCAGAAGCTCCTGGATATTTAGCAGAGATCTGTACAGATGGGGGGGCAATATCGGGATATTGGGCAATGGGCAGACGCATGATAGAAAGCGCACCTGCCAACATGATGACAATGGCAATAACCCAGGCAAAGATGGGTCTATCAATAAAAAATCTGGCCATGATTTACTCCATCTGTGCTCCAGATTGTGCGGAATCGTTTTGAACAACTGAGGGACGCTGTCCCTGTTCCACGGGTTTCACCGGTACACCGACACGTATTTTCTGCAGTCCAGAAACGATTATTTTTTCACCAGGTTGAAGCCCAGCTTTAATGAGAACCTGTTTTCCAATGTTCTGTCCGGTTTCCACGATTTTACTGGCGACAGTTGATTTATCATCAACAACCATAACTGTGGCCTCACTCTTGGCGTTACGCTGCACGCTGATGGAGGGCACCAATAAAGCATTGGGTTGTATACCTTTATCGATTTTGGCTCGCACAAACATTCCAGGAAGGAGTTCCTGATCAGGATTGGCAACAAGCGCCCGTAAGGTAACGGTGCCCGTCGTTTGATTGACTGTTACATCGGAAAATTCCAGGTTACCGATTTCTCCATATTCTGAATTATCATCAAGAATCACTGTCACGGCTGAGTGAGGTTTTTCTCCTCCTTGGGCAAGCCCTGCCGCCACATCACGTTTCAAGCGGATCAGCTCGGTACTGGATTGATTAACATCAACATACATGGGATCAAGTTGTTGAATGGTCGCCAGAGCTGTGCTTTGTTGTGCCGTCACCAAAGCGCCCTCGGTAACCTGAGATTTTCCAATGCGTCCGCTGATGGGGGCAGTGACCTTGGTATAATCAAGGTTGATCCGGGCGGTATCCAATGCCGCTTTGGCAGCAGCCACATCGGCAACAGCCTGCTTCCAGCCGGCATCCATTTCAATTTGTTCCTGTTCACTCACTGCTTTGGTGCGTACAAGAACACGATAGCGGTCAGCTTTAATCTTATCGGAACGCTCCTGGGCACGAGCCTTAGCCAATGCGGCTTTGGCACTGTCGTACGCCGCCTGATAGGTCGCGGGGTCAATCTGATACAAGAGCTGCCCAGCTTTTACCTCTGCACCTTCTGTGAACAATCGTTTCTGGATAATTCCACTCACCTGGGGACGCACTTCAGCAATACGAAAGGCTGCGGTTCGTCCGGGCAGTTCAACAGAAAGGGCGACAGATTGGGGTGTTAAGGTAACCACGCCGACCTCAGCGGGGGGAGGTGCCGTTGGTTTCTGCGCACTCTCTTTTTCACAGCCTCCCACCACAAGCCCTATGCTCAAGGCTGCTGCCAGTATCAATTTTGTCTTTTCAAACTTTTTCATTGAGCTTCTTC
Coding sequences within it:
- a CDS encoding efflux RND transporter permease subunit encodes the protein MARFFIDRPIFAWVIAIVIMLAGALSIMRLPIAQYPDIAPPSVQISAKYPGASAKTIEDSVTQIIEQNMNGIDNLLYMNAQSSSSGTVTVTLTFEAGTDPDIAQVQVQNKLQQATSLLPQEVQQEGVQVTKSNSTFLMIVGLISDDGTMNKNDLSDFMVSTLRDPLSRTPGVGSIRIFGSQYAMRIWLNPHKLNAYQLTPSDVTTAIKAQNNQVAVGDLGGVPSVSGQMVTASMMAQTKMSSPDEFANILLRVNSDGSQIRLKDVARVEIGGESYDSLTTFNGKPAAGMAIMLATGANALDTAASVRSKLAELKPYFPAGVSIVYPYDTTTFIKISIEEVAHTLVEAVILVFLVMYLFLQNFRATLIPTIAVPVVLLGTFGVMSVFGFSINTLTMFGLVLAIGLLVDDAIVVVENVERIMASEGLSPLAATRKSMDQITGALIGIALVLSAVFVPMAFFGGSTGAIYRQFSLTIVSAMVLSVVVALILTPALCATILKPVNKEHHEQKKGFFGWFNRSFERNADNYKSTVGYVLKRGGRFGLIYLLLLGCMGFLFTKLPTSFLPSEDQGVFLTMVQLPTGATMERTQTVLNRVRDYYLVEDKENVKSAFTVAGFSFAGTGQNMGMVFAQLRDWDERKGAGRSVFDVIHRAFGAFSGIKDAMVYPFNLPSIPSLGSSSGFDFYLQDRGGLGHEKLIAARNMFLGMAAQNPNLVRVRPNGMEDTPQYNVDIDFEKAMALGVSVSDINTTLSTAWGSNYVNDFVHQGRVKKVYVQADAPYRMQPEDLKLWYVRNTGGEMVPFTTFSSGHWSFGSPRLERFNGNSAVEIVGEAAPGNSSGDAMRIVGELVGKLPAGIGYEWTGASFQEQQAGAQAPALYAISILVVFLCLAALYESWSVPFSVILAVPLGVLGALAAAYFRGMENDVYFQVGLLTTIGLSAKNAILIVEFAKQRYDKGAELVDATMSACRVRLRPILMTSMAFMLGVLPLAISTGAGANSRHAIGTGVLGGMLSATVLAVVFIPLFFVLVLRIFKTKRAELAETSSSVEV
- a CDS encoding efflux RND transporter periplasmic adaptor subunit — translated: MKKFEKTKLILAAALSIGLVVGGCEKESAQKPTAPPPAEVGVVTLTPQSVALSVELPGRTAAFRIAEVRPQVSGIIQKRLFTEGAEVKAGQLLYQIDPATYQAAYDSAKAALAKARAQERSDKIKADRYRVLVRTKAVSEQEQIEMDAGWKQAVADVAAAKAALDTARINLDYTKVTAPISGRIGKSQVTEGALVTAQQSTALATIQQLDPMYVDVNQSSTELIRLKRDVAAGLAQGGEKPHSAVTVILDDNSEYGEIGNLEFSDVTVNQTTGTVTLRALVANPDQELLPGMFVRAKIDKGIQPNALLVPSISVQRNAKSEATVMVVDDKSTVASKIVETGQNIGKQVLIKAGLQPGEKIIVSGLQKIRVGVPVKPVEQGQRPSVVQNDSAQSGAQME